In one Sphingomonas sanguinis genomic region, the following are encoded:
- a CDS encoding isopenicillin N synthase family dioxygenase encodes MTDTRSAEVPTLSLADQDHDPEGFAAALGESFERFGFAIVADHGVPAELIDRAWAQTKALFDLPEEEKRGYHVPGGGGARGYTPFKTEIAKDAKVVDLKEFWHVGRELPEGHPYADRMPANIWPDRPEGFRADFVELFSAFDRAGDRLLSAIARHLELEPNWFDSAVKDGNSVLRLLHYPPIPADAEGVRAGAHEDINLITLLLGAEEAGLELLDRDSGEWLAIRPPEGAMVVNVGDMLQRLTNHVLPSTTHRVVNPPVERRGFSRYSMPFFLHPAPDFLIKTLPGTISEGHPDRYPEPITAHDYLFERLVEIGLIKK; translated from the coding sequence ATGACCGACACCCGCTCCGCCGAGGTTCCGACGCTCAGCCTCGCCGACCAGGACCATGACCCCGAGGGCTTTGCCGCCGCCTTGGGCGAATCGTTCGAGCGGTTCGGTTTCGCCATCGTCGCCGATCATGGCGTGCCCGCCGAACTGATCGACCGCGCCTGGGCGCAGACCAAGGCGCTGTTCGACCTGCCTGAGGAGGAGAAGCGCGGCTATCACGTCCCCGGCGGCGGCGGCGCGCGCGGCTATACCCCGTTCAAGACCGAGATCGCCAAGGATGCCAAGGTCGTCGACCTGAAGGAATTCTGGCATGTCGGCCGCGAACTCCCCGAGGGGCACCCCTATGCGGACCGGATGCCCGCCAATATCTGGCCCGACCGTCCGGAAGGGTTCCGCGCTGATTTCGTCGAACTGTTCTCGGCCTTCGATCGCGCCGGCGACCGGCTGCTCTCCGCCATCGCGCGACATCTGGAGCTGGAGCCGAACTGGTTTGATTCCGCCGTGAAGGACGGCAATTCGGTCCTGCGCCTGCTCCACTATCCGCCGATCCCCGCCGATGCCGAGGGTGTGCGGGCGGGCGCGCATGAGGACATCAACCTCATCACGCTGCTGCTCGGGGCCGAGGAAGCGGGCCTCGAACTGCTCGACCGCGATTCGGGCGAGTGGCTGGCGATCCGTCCGCCCGAGGGCGCGATGGTGGTCAATGTCGGCGATATGCTGCAGCGGCTGACCAACCATGTCCTGCCCTCGACCACGCACCGCGTCGTCAATCCGCCGGTCGAACGGCGCGGCTTCTCGCGCTATTCGATGCCGTTCTTCCTGCACCCGGCGCCGGACTTCCTGATCAAGACGCTGCCCGGCACGATCAGCGAAGGGCATCCGGATCGCTATCCGGAACCGATCACGGCGCATGACTATCTGTTCGAGCGGCTGGTCGAGATCGGGTTGATCAAGAAGTGA
- the hflK gene encoding protease modulator HflK, translating into MRKLTGRFQRPPILAANTPKGPWGGSGEDPDNGPRNPWAVPPGGRKAPGKPTALDEFIRKARGSGGGGPGEGPGGSGGGFGGLPGAPGGRTLWAIGAAILIVIWLLYTSIHPIGPQQRGVVTYFGRYTGILEPGIQITAPSPIASVRVLDVQKIRTENFPEGSGENLVLTNDQNIIDLTYSVRWDIANPRDYAFRLAQPQTTVRAAAESAMRAVIADTSLDQALGSGRTGIEQRVQEMTQSILNEYRAGVRIQGVAIKQAAPPQQIVDDFNKVTVAQQRAVADVNQARSYAQQVVARAQGEAAQFDKVYEQYHLAPEVTRRRMYYETMEAVLAKSDKTIVETPGVVPYLPLSKGQARPLPPEITATAPATPPAAGAAQGGGQ; encoded by the coding sequence ATGAGAAAGCTGACGGGCCGGTTTCAACGCCCCCCCATCCTAGCCGCCAACACGCCAAAAGGCCCCTGGGGCGGGTCTGGCGAGGATCCCGACAACGGTCCCCGCAACCCTTGGGCGGTTCCGCCGGGCGGCCGCAAGGCACCGGGCAAGCCCACCGCGCTGGATGAATTCATCCGCAAGGCGCGCGGCTCGGGCGGCGGCGGCCCCGGTGAGGGTCCGGGCGGATCGGGCGGCGGCTTCGGCGGTCTTCCCGGCGCGCCGGGCGGGCGTACGCTCTGGGCGATCGGTGCCGCGATCCTGATCGTCATCTGGCTGCTGTACACCTCGATCCATCCGATCGGGCCGCAGCAGCGCGGCGTCGTCACCTATTTCGGTCGCTATACCGGCATCCTGGAGCCGGGCATCCAGATCACCGCCCCCTCCCCCATCGCCAGCGTCCGCGTGCTGGACGTGCAGAAGATCCGTACCGAGAATTTCCCGGAAGGGTCGGGCGAGAATCTGGTCCTGACCAATGACCAGAACATCATCGACCTGACCTATTCGGTCCGCTGGGACATCGCCAATCCGCGCGACTACGCCTTCCGTCTGGCGCAGCCCCAGACGACGGTGCGCGCAGCCGCCGAGAGCGCGATGCGCGCGGTGATCGCCGACACCTCGCTCGACCAGGCGCTGGGTTCGGGGCGTACCGGCATCGAACAGCGCGTGCAGGAGATGACCCAGTCGATCCTGAACGAATATCGCGCGGGCGTGCGGATTCAGGGCGTGGCGATCAAGCAGGCCGCCCCGCCGCAGCAGATCGTCGACGACTTCAACAAGGTGACGGTGGCGCAGCAGCGCGCGGTCGCCGACGTGAACCAGGCGCGCTCCTATGCGCAGCAGGTCGTGGCCCGTGCGCAGGGCGAGGCGGCGCAGTTCGACAAGGTGTACGAACAATATCACCTGGCCCCCGAAGTGACCCGCCGCCGCATGTATTACGAGACCATGGAGGCCGTGCTGGCCAAGTCGGACAAGACCATCGTCGAGACGCCGGGCGTCGTGCCCTATCTGCCGCTGTCCAAGGGGCAGGCCAGGCCGCTGCCGCCCGAGATCACCGCGACGGCACCGGCGACGCCGCCTGCCGCCGGTGCCGCGCAGGGAGGTGGCCAGTGA
- a CDS encoding HNH endonuclease, with protein MVGRVKRKAGLVAAAERVERTAALACALCERPLGVKVEWHHPVPKSEGGRQTVPVHPICHRTIHATFSNAELARGYADFAVLRAHPEMVRFLRWIARKPADFHAPTRAAR; from the coding sequence ATGGTCGGGCGGGTAAAGCGAAAGGCGGGGCTGGTGGCCGCCGCCGAACGGGTCGAGCGGACCGCAGCGCTGGCCTGCGCGCTGTGCGAACGGCCGCTGGGGGTGAAGGTGGAATGGCACCACCCCGTTCCCAAGAGCGAAGGCGGGCGACAGACGGTGCCGGTGCATCCCATCTGTCACCGGACCATCCATGCGACCTTTTCCAATGCGGAACTGGCGCGGGGCTATGCCGACTTTGCGGTGCTGCGCGCGCATCCGGAGATGGTGCGGTTCCTGCGGTGGATTGCAAGGAAACCGGCCGATTTCCATGCGCCGACCCGCGCGGCGCGGTGA
- a CDS encoding Mrp/NBP35 family ATP-binding protein, with protein MSIIETVKAAVAAVAGKRANVRMEGARAGVVLDTTGLDGAGRQALEEEVKAAAIQSGAEDVRVVLTAEKRERRIIAVASGKGGVGKSTLSANLAIALARAGRKTGLVDADIYGPSQPRLMAAEGVKPVAQDGKLQPVPTPHGVSLLSMGQLVEPDKAIAWRGPMAAGALSQLVDGDWGATELLVLDLPPGTGDVQLTMVQKHRPAGAVIVSTPQDLALIDARRAIDLFTKAGVPIIGLVENMAGYCCPHCGGISDPFGSGGAEAAATELGIPFLGRVPLTIAIRTASDAGQPPAASEDDTVFAPLAVQVANWLDGQGSV; from the coding sequence ATGAGCATCATCGAGACGGTAAAGGCGGCGGTCGCCGCGGTGGCGGGCAAGCGCGCGAATGTGCGGATGGAGGGCGCGCGGGCGGGGGTCGTGCTCGACACCACCGGGCTGGATGGCGCGGGCCGCCAGGCGCTGGAGGAAGAGGTGAAGGCCGCTGCGATCCAGTCGGGCGCCGAGGATGTCCGCGTCGTCCTGACCGCCGAGAAGCGGGAGCGTCGCATCATCGCGGTCGCCAGCGGCAAGGGCGGGGTGGGCAAGTCCACCCTGTCGGCCAATCTCGCCATCGCGCTGGCGCGGGCTGGCCGCAAGACGGGTCTTGTCGATGCCGATATCTATGGCCCTTCCCAGCCCCGCCTGATGGCCGCCGAAGGCGTGAAGCCCGTCGCGCAGGACGGCAAGCTGCAACCCGTACCGACGCCTCACGGCGTGTCGCTGCTGTCGATGGGCCAGCTGGTCGAGCCGGACAAGGCGATCGCATGGCGCGGGCCGATGGCGGCGGGCGCGCTCAGCCAGCTGGTCGACGGCGACTGGGGTGCGACCGAGCTTCTCGTCCTCGACCTGCCGCCCGGCACCGGCGACGTGCAGCTGACCATGGTGCAGAAGCATCGCCCGGCGGGGGCGGTGATCGTCTCGACGCCGCAGGATCTGGCGCTGATCGACGCGCGGCGGGCGATCGACCTGTTTACCAAGGCGGGGGTGCCGATCATCGGCCTGGTCGAGAATATGGCGGGCTATTGCTGTCCGCATTGCGGCGGCATTTCGGACCCGTTCGGATCGGGCGGGGCGGAGGCGGCGGCGACCGAGCTGGGCATCCCGTTCCTGGGCCGGGTGCCGCTGACCATCGCGATTCGCACCGCCTCCGACGCGGGCCAGCCCCCGGCGGCGAGCGAGGACGATACGGTCTTCGCCCCGCTGGCCGTGCAGGTCGCGAACTGGCTGGACGGTCAGGGGTCTGTTTGA
- the hflC gene encoding protease modulator HflC, with the protein MNGLNARNPIVLGVALLIAVIIAASTFSIVPETKQAVIYRFEQPRRVVNGYRPGEQLGDSGAGLIARIPFVDRIVWVDKRVLDLDLEKTQVLSTDQLRMNVDAFARFRVIDPRRMLATAGSVDGVINQLRPIFGSALRNELGKRRSSELLSPERGQVMDAIQVRLDRIARQYGVQIVDVRIKEAELPEGTPLDSALARMRTARQQEAITIAAQGQKQAQIVRADADAQAAQIYAQAFGKDPGFYDFYRAMQSYRHTFGADGNNQERGTTQIILSPENSYLKEFTAPGR; encoded by the coding sequence GTGAACGGCCTGAACGCACGCAACCCGATCGTGCTGGGCGTCGCCTTGCTGATCGCGGTCATCATCGCCGCCTCGACCTTCTCGATCGTGCCTGAGACCAAGCAGGCGGTGATCTATCGGTTCGAGCAACCGCGCCGGGTGGTCAACGGCTATCGGCCGGGCGAACAGCTGGGCGATAGCGGCGCTGGGCTGATCGCGCGCATTCCCTTCGTCGACCGGATCGTCTGGGTCGACAAGCGCGTGCTCGACCTCGACCTGGAAAAGACCCAGGTGCTGTCGACCGACCAGCTGCGCATGAACGTCGACGCCTTTGCCCGCTTCCGCGTGATCGATCCACGTCGGATGCTGGCGACGGCGGGCAGCGTGGACGGCGTCATCAACCAGCTTCGCCCGATCTTCGGCTCGGCGCTGCGCAACGAACTGGGCAAGCGGCGTTCGTCCGAACTGCTCAGCCCCGAGCGCGGTCAGGTGATGGACGCGATCCAGGTCCGGCTCGACCGGATCGCGCGCCAGTACGGCGTCCAGATCGTCGACGTCCGCATCAAGGAAGCCGAACTGCCCGAGGGCACGCCGCTCGACAGCGCGCTCGCCCGGATGCGGACCGCCCGCCAGCAGGAGGCGATCACCATCGCCGCGCAAGGCCAGAAGCAGGCGCAGATCGTTCGCGCCGATGCCGATGCCCAGGCCGCGCAAATCTATGCCCAGGCGTTCGGCAAGGACCCGGGCTTCTATGATTTCTACCGCGCCATGCAGTCCTATCGCCATACCTTCGGCGCGGACGGCAACAATCAGGAACGAGGGACGACCCAGATCATTCTGTCGCCCGAGAACAGCTATCTGAAGGAATTCACCGCGCCGGGCCGATAG
- a CDS encoding DNA primase — protein sequence MGGHQVPSQGPGDDGWDEEGYDESQRAEILEVTRDGPSDGVLLTDIEPDLGDDSVEDEPIDELDMDSEEVGTSDASVDMNAEDIDEDDLQEDFEDDTVADDEIDDADDTALRP from the coding sequence ATGGGCGGACATCAGGTTCCCAGCCAGGGACCCGGCGACGATGGCTGGGACGAGGAAGGCTATGACGAGAGCCAGCGCGCCGAAATCCTGGAGGTGACGCGTGACGGCCCCAGCGACGGCGTCCTGCTGACCGATATCGAACCCGATCTGGGCGACGACAGCGTCGAGGACGAGCCGATCGACGAACTCGACATGGACTCCGAAGAGGTCGGGACCAGCGATGCCTCGGTCGACATGAATGCCGAGGATATCGATGAGGACGATCTCCAGGAGGATTTCGAGGACGATACGGTGGCCGACGACGAGATCGACGACGCCGACGACACCGCGCTGCGGCCATGA
- a CDS encoding 3'-5' exonuclease yields the protein MISPDFVVIDVETACSRTSSICQIGIVGYAAGVEVLAYETLVDPCDEFSAFNIDIHGITAEHVLGKPTFAALHSELAGHLGGRVTVAHSGFDKGALGRACERDALPPIAARWLDSVTIARRAWPELPNHKLNTLAAFLELEHRHHDALSDARAAGQVVLRAMAATGMTLADWFLPPPSARSRRQVRR from the coding sequence ATGATTTCCCCCGATTTCGTGGTCATCGACGTCGAAACCGCCTGTTCGCGGACCAGCAGCATCTGCCAGATCGGCATCGTCGGCTATGCCGCGGGCGTCGAAGTGCTGGCCTATGAGACACTGGTCGATCCCTGCGACGAGTTCAGCGCCTTCAATATCGACATCCACGGCATCACCGCCGAGCATGTGCTGGGCAAACCGACCTTCGCCGCGCTGCATTCCGAACTGGCCGGGCATCTGGGCGGGCGGGTGACGGTGGCGCATTCGGGCTTCGATAAGGGCGCGCTGGGCCGGGCGTGCGAACGCGATGCCCTGCCCCCCATCGCCGCGCGCTGGCTCGACAGCGTGACCATTGCCCGGCGGGCTTGGCCGGAATTGCCCAATCACAAGCTCAACACACTGGCGGCGTTCCTGGAACTGGAGCACCGCCATCACGACGCGCTCAGCGATGCGCGCGCGGCGGGTCAGGTCGTGCTGCGCGCAATGGCGGCGACGGGCATGACGCTGGCCGACTGGTTCCTGCCGCCGCCCTCCGCACGCTCCCGGCGGCAGGTCCGGCGCTGA
- a CDS encoding homoserine dehydrogenase, whose amino-acid sequence MGDALRVALAGLGTVGGGVIRLLDANRDLITRRAGRPIEIVAVSARDRTKDRGVDLSRFEWVDDTAALASHPDADVVVELIGGSDGPALTLARTALGAGRGFVTANKAMLAHHGLELAQKAEESNAALKFEAAVAGGIPVIKGLREGAAANAIARVYGILNGTCNFILSKMEAEGRDFAEVLAEAQALGYAEADPSFDIDGVDAAHKLSILAAIAFGTQPAFDDVAIGGVRHVLAADIAQAASLGYRVRLVGVAEEGANGLFQRVHPHLVPLDHPLAHVTGSTNAVVAEGNFVGRLLFQGAGAGDGPTASAVVADLIDIARGEYGASFAMPAHELTAAVKADSGERRGRAYLRFTVQDKVGVLAEIAAAMRDAGVSIESLIQRGEAADGGVMIAIVTHEGPERAVAQALERLRGSQSLVGQPLLMHILG is encoded by the coding sequence ATGGGCGATGCTTTGCGAGTGGCTTTGGCGGGACTGGGCACGGTGGGGGGCGGCGTCATTCGCCTGCTCGATGCGAACCGTGACCTGATTACCCGGCGCGCCGGTCGTCCCATCGAAATCGTCGCCGTCTCCGCGCGCGATCGGACCAAGGACCGGGGCGTCGACCTGTCGCGCTTCGAATGGGTGGACGATACCGCCGCGCTCGCCTCGCACCCGGATGCCGATGTGGTGGTCGAGCTGATCGGCGGTTCGGACGGCCCCGCGCTGACCCTGGCGCGCACCGCGCTGGGGGCGGGGCGCGGCTTCGTCACGGCGAACAAGGCGATGCTGGCGCATCACGGGCTGGAACTGGCGCAGAAGGCGGAGGAATCCAATGCCGCGCTGAAGTTCGAGGCGGCGGTCGCAGGCGGTATCCCGGTCATCAAGGGGCTTCGCGAGGGCGCGGCAGCGAACGCCATCGCGCGGGTTTACGGCATCCTCAACGGCACCTGCAATTTCATCCTGTCGAAGATGGAAGCCGAAGGCCGCGACTTCGCCGAGGTTTTGGCCGAGGCCCAAGCGCTGGGCTATGCCGAAGCGGACCCCAGCTTCGACATCGACGGGGTGGACGCCGCGCACAAGCTGTCGATCTTGGCCGCCATCGCCTTCGGCACCCAGCCAGCGTTCGATGACGTCGCGATCGGCGGCGTGCGCCATGTGCTGGCCGCCGATATCGCGCAGGCCGCGTCGCTCGGCTACCGTGTCCGCCTGGTCGGCGTGGCGGAGGAGGGGGCGAACGGCCTGTTCCAGCGCGTGCATCCGCATCTGGTGCCGCTCGACCATCCGCTGGCGCATGTCACCGGCTCGACCAATGCGGTCGTCGCCGAGGGCAATTTCGTCGGCCGGTTGCTGTTCCAAGGCGCGGGCGCGGGCGACGGCCCGACCGCCAGCGCGGTGGTCGCCGACCTGATCGACATCGCACGCGGCGAATATGGCGCGTCCTTCGCCATGCCCGCGCATGAGCTGACGGCGGCGGTGAAGGCCGATAGCGGCGAGCGGCGCGGGCGCGCTTATCTGCGCTTCACGGTGCAGGACAAGGTTGGCGTGCTGGCCGAAATCGCCGCCGCGATGCGCGATGCGGGGGTGTCGATCGAAAGCCTGATTCAGCGCGGCGAGGCCGCCGATGGCGGGGTGATGATCGCGATCGTGACGCATGAGGGGCCGGAGCGCGCGGTGGCGCAGGCGCTGGAGCGGTTGCGCGGGAGCCAGAGTTTGGTCGGGCAGCCGTTGTTGATGCATATTCTGGGGTGA
- a CDS encoding CoA-binding protein, protein MPLTADEDIRDLLAKARTIALVGASDRPDRPSYGVMKRLQDHGYRVIPVNPQITGEHVHGEFVFRELGQLGDPIDIVDIFRRSEAAGDVVDEAIAIGAKAVWMQLGVVNEAAAARAEAAGLKVVMNRCPAIEIPRLGVPPVG, encoded by the coding sequence ATGCCGTTGACCGCCGATGAGGATATTCGCGACCTGCTGGCCAAGGCGCGCACCATCGCGCTGGTCGGCGCGTCGGACCGGCCCGACCGTCCATCCTATGGCGTGATGAAGCGGTTGCAGGATCACGGCTACCGCGTGATCCCGGTCAATCCGCAGATCACCGGCGAGCATGTCCACGGCGAATTCGTCTTCCGTGAGCTGGGCCAGCTGGGCGATCCCATCGACATCGTCGACATCTTCCGCCGGTCCGAGGCGGCGGGCGACGTGGTGGACGAGGCGATCGCGATCGGGGCCAAGGCCGTGTGGATGCAGCTGGGCGTCGTCAACGAAGCCGCGGCCGCGCGCGCCGAGGCCGCCGGGCTGAAGGTGGTGATGAACCGCTGCCCCGCGATCGAGATTCCGCGCCTCGGCGTGCCACCGGTCGGGTAG
- a CDS encoding GGDEF domain-containing protein — translation MKAPSTPISMNASMVWLLAALLYFLFAASTIHLTSDGRTIATVWPANAVLLAMLLLDGRPRWGLVLSAGLVANVAANWLTRGTMAGALLYSMANGVEIGLAAMLVRAGGRRFDALRSPQGLLRFLIAAGLISPLVSGLLGASTAVALFAEPFTEAFTVWLLSDSLGLLIFTPMVFAVFSGELADTIAQWSWRERAVSAAILLSVALTTYAVFFVAALPALFLLYAPVMLVTFRIGPLGTNLAVIIIAVMGAFATARGHGPVVMIQADALHHAHMLQIFLAVVLLTCLPVAAGLAEQRRLAAELARREREAKDQAATDPLTGVLNRRGFALAAAEWSPAELGQSCCVAIDVDRFKDINDRWGHGFGDRVLCHLATTLRAQAQPGDLIGRLGGDEFLMLVRTDQTRSGEAFCARVQAALRQTPVDTGEQVQVMVSISLGLAAGQSDDTVEQLSRRADSALYAAKKAGRNTVRRA, via the coding sequence ATGAAGGCCCCGTCCACACCGATCAGTATGAATGCCAGCATGGTCTGGCTGCTGGCCGCGCTGCTGTATTTCCTGTTCGCCGCCTCGACCATCCATCTGACGAGTGACGGACGGACCATTGCAACGGTCTGGCCCGCCAATGCCGTCCTGCTCGCCATGCTGCTGCTGGACGGCCGCCCGCGCTGGGGGTTGGTGCTGAGCGCGGGACTGGTCGCCAATGTCGCCGCCAACTGGCTGACCCGCGGGACGATGGCGGGCGCGCTGCTGTACAGCATGGCGAACGGGGTCGAAATCGGACTGGCAGCGATGCTGGTCCGGGCGGGCGGACGGCGTTTCGATGCGCTGCGGTCGCCCCAGGGTCTGTTGCGTTTCCTGATTGCGGCCGGGCTCATCTCTCCGTTGGTCAGCGGTCTGCTGGGCGCGTCGACCGCCGTAGCCCTGTTCGCTGAGCCTTTTACCGAAGCCTTCACGGTCTGGCTGCTGAGCGACAGCCTCGGCCTCCTGATCTTCACGCCGATGGTGTTCGCGGTATTTTCAGGCGAGCTGGCCGATACGATCGCGCAATGGAGCTGGCGGGAACGTGCCGTATCGGCGGCGATCCTGCTGAGCGTCGCGCTGACCACCTATGCGGTATTCTTCGTCGCTGCCTTGCCTGCGCTGTTCCTCCTCTATGCGCCAGTCATGCTGGTGACGTTCCGCATCGGGCCGCTCGGGACCAATCTGGCGGTGATCATCATCGCCGTGATGGGGGCCTTCGCAACGGCACGGGGACATGGCCCGGTCGTCATGATCCAGGCCGATGCCCTGCACCATGCCCATATGTTGCAGATCTTTCTCGCGGTCGTCCTGCTGACCTGCCTGCCGGTCGCGGCGGGGCTGGCGGAGCAGCGACGGCTGGCGGCCGAATTGGCGCGGCGCGAACGGGAGGCCAAGGATCAGGCGGCGACCGATCCGTTGACCGGCGTGCTCAATCGCCGTGGCTTTGCGCTGGCCGCGGCGGAGTGGAGCCCGGCGGAACTGGGGCAGAGCTGTTGCGTCGCGATCGATGTCGATCGGTTCAAGGACATCAACGATCGCTGGGGGCACGGTTTCGGCGATCGCGTCCTGTGTCATCTGGCGACGACCCTTCGCGCGCAGGCCCAGCCCGGCGACCTGATCGGTCGACTGGGCGGCGATGAATTCCTGATGCTGGTGCGGACCGACCAGACGCGATCGGGTGAGGCGTTCTGTGCCCGTGTCCAGGCGGCTCTTCGGCAGACTCCTGTCGACACGGGCGAGCAGGTCCAGGTGATGGTCTCGATCAGCCTGGGTCTTGCCGCGGGGCAGTCCGACGACACGGTGGAGCAACTGTCGCGCCGTGCCGATAGCGCGCTTTATGCGGCGAAAAAGGCAGGCCGCAACACCGTTCGCAGAGCCTGA
- a CDS encoding outer membrane protein, translating into MRKLSLVAAAAAAFVAVPAMAQDMNTTDTTTAAPAPADTATAPDGTRAFGIEPYVAIMGGWEQFDRQSVAGIPAQPKGYNLDGALVEGIVGFNVPLGPVFVGAEGAVAKGVSGDIDWQYGAYGRAGFRAGESGLFYGKVGYRWNNFHNFAPGVAGDLKQDYHATVYGVGAEVGPKDIGLGGLTGNSGLRLRMEVSTFDNAHSFRPMAGVVAHF; encoded by the coding sequence ATGCGTAAGCTTTCCCTCGTCGCCGCTGCGGCGGCCGCGTTCGTTGCCGTGCCTGCCATGGCTCAGGACATGAACACCACCGACACGACGACCGCGGCTCCGGCCCCGGCCGACACCGCGACTGCTCCCGACGGCACCCGCGCCTTCGGTATCGAGCCGTACGTCGCGATCATGGGTGGTTGGGAGCAGTTCGATCGCCAGTCGGTCGCCGGCATCCCCGCGCAGCCCAAGGGCTACAACCTGGACGGCGCGCTGGTTGAGGGCATCGTCGGCTTCAACGTGCCGCTGGGCCCCGTGTTCGTCGGTGCCGAGGGCGCGGTCGCCAAGGGCGTGTCGGGTGACATCGACTGGCAGTATGGTGCCTATGGCCGCGCGGGCTTCCGCGCCGGTGAGAGCGGCCTGTTCTACGGCAAGGTCGGCTACCGCTGGAACAACTTCCACAACTTCGCTCCGGGCGTCGCTGGCGACCTGAAGCAGGACTATCACGCGACCGTGTACGGCGTCGGCGCCGAAGTCGGCCCGAAGGACATCGGTCTGGGCGGTCTGACCGGCAACTCGGGTCTGCGTCTGCGTATGGAAGTTTCGACCTTCGACAACGCGCACTCCTTCCGTCCGATGGCGGGTGTTGTCGCACACTTCTGA
- a CDS encoding multidrug effflux MFS transporter has product MSESRSADPVTPVTAEPPGAPIGFVEFVLLIAALMALTALGIDSMLPALPAIGESLGASPAARPFVVTTFLIGFGVAQLVHGPLADRYGRRRVLIVALIIYIIANGAAAVAGSFTLLLVARVCAGAAIAATRVATVALVRDCYHGRAMAQVMSIAFMVFMIVPILAPAFGELVLLFGNWRLIFWTIAGLATLVLAWFSLRMPETLAVEAQLPISLTRIVGGWRETLGDRLSLGYTLAATALMAALYGYLNSVQPIMAQTFGREKLLALIFATTSVTMAAANLLNSRIVMRLGTRLISHSSVTILIVVSAIHLAIAHFGGESLIVFAVLQAITMACFGLATSNFSSMAMENMGRIAGTASSVQGFTSVTIGSVIGAGIGQAYDGTTQPLTLGFLIAGCAAFAFVFATERGRMFRPA; this is encoded by the coding sequence ATGTCCGAATCCCGTTCCGCTGATCCGGTGACGCCCGTCACCGCCGAGCCTCCCGGCGCGCCCATCGGCTTTGTCGAGTTCGTCCTGCTGATCGCGGCGCTGATGGCGTTGACCGCGCTGGGCATCGATTCGATGCTGCCCGCGCTGCCTGCCATCGGGGAGTCGCTGGGCGCGTCGCCCGCGGCGCGGCCGTTCGTCGTTACCACCTTCCTGATCGGCTTCGGCGTGGCGCAGCTGGTGCATGGGCCGCTGGCGGATCGCTATGGGCGGCGGCGGGTGCTGATCGTCGCGCTCATCATCTACATCATCGCCAATGGCGCGGCGGCGGTGGCGGGCAGCTTTACCCTTTTGCTGGTCGCGAGGGTCTGTGCGGGGGCGGCGATCGCGGCGACGCGGGTGGCGACGGTGGCGCTGGTCCGCGACTGCTATCACGGGCGCGCGATGGCGCAGGTCATGTCGATCGCCTTCATGGTGTTCATGATCGTACCGATCCTGGCGCCCGCTTTCGGCGAGCTGGTGCTGCTGTTCGGCAATTGGCGGCTGATCTTCTGGACGATCGCGGGCCTCGCCACGCTGGTCCTGGCCTGGTTTTCGCTCCGGATGCCCGAGACGCTGGCGGTGGAGGCGCAGCTGCCCATCTCGTTGACGCGCATTGTCGGGGGCTGGCGCGAGACGCTCGGCGACCGGCTGTCGCTGGGCTATACGCTGGCGGCGACCGCGCTGATGGCGGCGCTCTACGGCTATCTGAACTCGGTGCAGCCGATCATGGCGCAGACCTTCGGGCGCGAAAAGCTGCTCGCGCTGATCTTTGCCACCACCTCGGTCACGATGGCGGCGGCGAACCTGCTCAACTCGCGGATCGTCATGCGGCTGGGCACGCGGCTCATCAGCCACAGCTCGGTCACGATCCTGATCGTCGTGTCGGCGATCCATCTGGCCATCGCGCATTTCGGCGGTGAATCGCTGATCGTCTTCGCGGTGCTGCAGGCGATCACCATGGCGTGCTTCGGTCTGGCGACGTCCAACTTCTCGTCGATGGCGATGGAGAATATGGGGCGGATCGCCGGCACCGCGTCGAGCGTGCAGGGCTTTACCAGCGTCACCATCGGATCGGTGATTGGGGCAGGCATCGGCCAGGCCTATGACGGGACGACCCAACCGCTGACCTTGGGTTTCCTGATCGCAGGATGCGCCGCCTTCGCCTTCGTCTTTGCGACTGAGCGCGGGCGGATGTTCCGTCCCGCGTGA
- a CDS encoding MliC family protein, whose product MNRLPVALAAGGIVLVGCSTMPDPRAAQRSALPPMVSTTFRCENGSSFWVRFDNRDDSALVRFGDDLEMRLEGQRVASGIHYSGFGHDLRGKGGEVVLTRPTGDSVRCTATR is encoded by the coding sequence ATGAACCGGCTTCCCGTCGCGCTGGCGGCGGGCGGCATCGTGCTGGTCGGCTGTTCGACCATGCCCGATCCGCGCGCTGCCCAGCGCTCGGCGCTCCCGCCGATGGTCTCCACCACCTTCCGGTGCGAGAACGGCAGCAGCTTCTGGGTGCGCTTCGACAATCGCGACGACAGCGCACTGGTGCGCTTCGGCGACGACCTGGAGATGCGGCTGGAGGGGCAGCGGGTCGCGTCCGGCATCCACTATAGCGGCTTCGGGCATGACCTGCGTGGCAAGGGGGGTGAGGTTGTTTTGACACGCCCCACGGGTGATTCCGTACGCTGCACCGCCACGCGATGA